The Pseudomonas sp. R4-35-07 nucleotide sequence ACGGTGCCACCGCACCCGGCCTCGCCGCGCTTCATGCTGCGCTGGCGGATTACGCCGAATGCGTGGTGGTGGCCCCCGACCAGGACAAGAGCGGCGCCAGCAGTTCGCTGACGCTCGACCGTCCGTTGCACCCCAAGGTGCTGGCCAATGGCTTTATCAGCGTGAACGGCACCCCCACCGACTGCGTGCACCTGGCGATCAACAGCTTGTTGGAGCACGCGCCGGACCTAGTGGTGTCGGGCATCAACCTGGGCGCGAACCTGGGCGATGACGTGCTGTATTCCGGCACCGTGGCGGCCGCCCTTGAAGGGCGCTTTCTCGGCGGTATCGGGTTCGCCTTTTCCTTCGCCTCACGGCAACTGGATAACCTGGCGACGGCGGCGTACTACGCGCGCAAGTTGGTGCAAGCGCACGCGTCCCTGAACCTGCCGCCGCGCACTGTGCTTAACGTCAATATCCCCAACCTGCCTCTTGACCATATTCGCGGTATCCAACTGACGCGGCTGGGGCACCGTGCCCGTGCGGCGGCGCCTTTGAAGGTGGTCGACCCGCGTGGCAAGGAAGGCTATTGGATCGCCGCGGCCGGCGACGCCGAGGATGGTGGCGAGGGCACGGACTTTCATGCGGTGATGCAAGGCTATGTATCGATTACCCCGTTGCAATTCGATCGCACCTTCAGTGATGCCTTCAGTGGACTTGATGGCTGGCTGGAGGGACTGCGCTGATGGCTCGTGAACAAGACGACTTGCTGCGCCGTGGCATCGGGATGACTTCCCAGCGCACGCGCGAGCGTTTGATCCAGCGTCTGTACGAAGAAGGCTTGTCCAACGCGCAGGTGCTGGAAGTGATCCGGCGTACGCCTCGGCACCTGTTTGTCGACGAAGCCCTGGCGCACCGCGCCTACGAAGACACGGCGTTGCCGATCGGCCACAACCAGACCATCTCCCAGCCCTATATGGTCGCCCGCATGAGTGAGCTGTTGCTGGCTGCCGGGCCGTTGGACAAGGTGCTGGAAATCGGCACCGGCTCCGGCTATCAGACCGCCGTGTTGTCTCAGCTGGTCGAACGGGTGTTCTCGGTCGAGCGCATCAAGGTTCTGCAGGACAGGGCCAAAGAGCGCCTGGTGGAGCTGAACCTGCGTAACGTAGTGTTTCGTTGGGGTGATGGCTGGGAAGGCTGGCCGGCATTGGCGCCCTATAACGGCATCATTGTCACTGCGGTGGCCACCGATGTGCCGCAAGCGCTGCTCGATCAACTGGCGCCCGGCGGCCGGCTGGTCATCCCGGTGGGCTCCGGCGAAGTGCAACAATTGATGCTCATTATTCGCGAGGACAATGGCTTTTCCCGGCATGTGCTCGGGGCTGTGCGCTTCGTGCCGCTGCTCAACGGCCCGCTGGCCTGACATTTATTCCCTGATAGTGAATTCCATAGACGCGGATGTGTCTTACAGCGGGGTCTATAGATTCAACAATGGTGAGAGCCAGCATTAAACACGATGAATTTTTCGTTTCAGTCGTGTGCCGGTAAAAAGCCAATGCCCAGTTATACTTGCGTCATCTTTCAAGCCTGATACAGGCGTTAACGTTCAGCCACCACAAAGGGAGCGGCGGGTGAGTCTCACAGGTCCTGCGCAGCGAATGAGTAAAACAAGCTTTCAGCGACTGGTGCTTGGCCTTGTCTTGAGTTCCTTACTGGCAGCCTGCTCGAGCACGCCATCCGGCGGTGCGCGGGTGGTTGACCGCACCAATGCGGCACCGCAGAAGCCGACGGTGACCACCGGCCAATACGTCGTGCGCAAGGGCGATACGCTGTTCTCGATTGCCTTCCGTTATGGTTGGGATTACAAGGCCCTCGCAGCTCGTAACAACATTCCCGTGCCCTATACGATTCATCCGGGGCAGACAATTCGTTTCGATGGCCGCGCCGGTTCGGCGCCCACGGCAGTTGTGACAAAGTCGGGATCTTCGGCTTCTTCTTCGAGCAAAACCACGGTTATCACCAGGCCTGCAGGTACCGCCGCACCTTCGGTGGCGAGCAAGCCGGCACCCGCGCCGTTGCCACCTGCAGGGCCGGCGCCGACCGGTTGGGGATGGCCTTCAAACGGCGTGTTAATTGGAAAATTCTCTTCAAACGGCAGTTTGAATAAAGGCATTGATATCGCCGGGGATTTGGGACAGCCTGTTTTGGCTGCGTCTGATGGGACAGTGGTGTACGCCGGGAGTGGTCTACGGGGCTACGGCGAGCTGGTCATCATCAAACACAGCGATACCTACGTCAGTGCCTACGGTCATAACCGCAGGTTGTTGGTTCGGGAGGGGCAGCAGGTCAAGGTCGGACAGACAATTGCCGAAATGGGTTCAACGGGTACAGACCGGGTGAAACTGCACTTTGAGATTCGCCGTCAAGGGAAACCTGTAGACCCACTGCAATTCCTACCCCGTCGTTGATGTGTTGCCAGCCTGTTCCCTCACGTAGAAGGAACAGGCTCCAGCGTTGCCAAGGATAAAGGCGTCGCTTGAGCTTGAGGTCGAACTCACCAAAGGACTATAACAATGGCTCTCAGTAAAGAAGCGCCGGAGTTTGACATCGACGATGAGGTTCTCCTTATGGAGACCGGTATCGCTACGGAACCGATGTCAGATAATGAGGGGGCATCACCACCCTCAGTTCGCACCAAATCCAAAAACTCCTCCGCGTTAAAGCAACACAAGTATATTGATTACACACGGGCGCTCGACGCGACCCAGTTGTACCTCAATGAAATCGGCTTTTCCCCTCTGCTCACCCCCGAAGAAGAAGTTCATTTTGCGCGTCTGTCGCAGAAGGGCGATCCGGCTGGGCGCAAACGCATGATTGAAAGCAACCTGCGCCTGGTGGTTAAAATCGCCCGACGCTACGTCAATCGCGGATTGTCGCTGCTGGACTTGATCGAGGAGGGCAACCTGGGCTTGATCCGGGCGGTGGAGAAGTTCGACCCTGAGCGGGGCTTTCGCTTCTCGACTTATGCCACCTGGTGGATTCGCCAGACCATCGAACGGGCGATCATGAATCAGACCCGCACGATCC carries:
- a CDS encoding peptidoglycan DD-metalloendopeptidase family protein, which gives rise to MSLTGPAQRMSKTSFQRLVLGLVLSSLLAACSSTPSGGARVVDRTNAAPQKPTVTTGQYVVRKGDTLFSIAFRYGWDYKALAARNNIPVPYTIHPGQTIRFDGRAGSAPTAVVTKSGSSASSSSKTTVITRPAGTAAPSVASKPAPAPLPPAGPAPTGWGWPSNGVLIGKFSSNGSLNKGIDIAGDLGQPVLAASDGTVVYAGSGLRGYGELVIIKHSDTYVSAYGHNRRLLVREGQQVKVGQTIAEMGSTGTDRVKLHFEIRRQGKPVDPLQFLPRR
- the rpoS gene encoding RNA polymerase sigma factor RpoS, whose protein sequence is MALSKEAPEFDIDDEVLLMETGIATEPMSDNEGASPPSVRTKSKNSSALKQHKYIDYTRALDATQLYLNEIGFSPLLTPEEEVHFARLSQKGDPAGRKRMIESNLRLVVKIARRYVNRGLSLLDLIEEGNLGLIRAVEKFDPERGFRFSTYATWWIRQTIERAIMNQTRTIRLPIHVVKELNVYLRAARELTQKLDHEPSPEEIANLLEKPVGEVKRMLGLNERVSSVDVSLGPDSDKTLLDTLTDDRPTDPCELLQDDDLSQSIDQWLSELTDKQREVVIRRFGLRGHESSTLEDVGLEIGLTRERVRQIQVEGLKRLREILEKNGLSSESLFQ
- a CDS encoding protein-L-isoaspartate(D-aspartate) O-methyltransferase; this translates as MTSQRTRERLIQRLYEEGLSNAQVLEVIRRTPRHLFVDEALAHRAYEDTALPIGHNQTISQPYMVARMSELLLAAGPLDKVLEIGTGSGYQTAVLSQLVERVFSVERIKVLQDRAKERLVELNLRNVVFRWGDGWEGWPALAPYNGIIVTAVATDVPQALLDQLAPGGRLVIPVGSGEVQQLMLIIREDNGFSRHVLGAVRFVPLLNGPLA
- the surE gene encoding 5'/3'-nucleotidase SurE yields the protein MRILISNDDGATAPGLAALHAALADYAECVVVAPDQDKSGASSSLTLDRPLHPKVLANGFISVNGTPTDCVHLAINSLLEHAPDLVVSGINLGANLGDDVLYSGTVAAALEGRFLGGIGFAFSFASRQLDNLATAAYYARKLVQAHASLNLPPRTVLNVNIPNLPLDHIRGIQLTRLGHRARAAAPLKVVDPRGKEGYWIAAAGDAEDGGEGTDFHAVMQGYVSITPLQFDRTFSDAFSGLDGWLEGLR